CGTCCGCGACACCGTGCTCGACGCCTGGGAACACCAGCGCACCCCGTACGAACAACTCGGCCAACCCCGCTGCCAGGTCATGTTCGGCATGCAGAACCTGCCCAACCCCGCCGAGAAGCTCACCGGCCTCACCACCACCCCGATCGCACTCGACCGGGGCACTTGCCGCTACGAACTCCACCTCCGCTGCTACCAAACCACCACCGGCCTGGCCGGCTGGCTCGAATACAACACCGCCCTGTTCACCGCGAACGGCATCGAACAGCGACTGACCCACTTCCGAACAACCCTCCACCACGCGGTGACCGAACCCGGAGGACGCTGACGTGCGCGTGTTCAACCTGATCTGGGCAGGCCAGGGCGTCTCCCTGATCGGCTCGGCGATGACCACCTTCGGCATCGGCGTCTGGGTCTTCCTCGACACCGGCTCCCCCACCTACTTCGCCACCCTCGTCCTCGCCGCCTCCCTGCCCGCCCTGCTCGTGCTCCCCGTCGCCGGCGCACTCGTCGACCGCTGGGACCGCCGCCGCGTCATGCTGCTCTCCGACACCGGCGCCGCACTCGCCCCGGCCGGCGTCGTCCTCCTGCACACCACCGGCGCACTCCAGCTCTGGCACGTCTACGTACTCGTCGGCATCGGCGCGGTGTTCAAAGCCTTCCAGTGGCCCGCCTTCTCCGCACTGGTCCCGCAACTGGTCGACAAGGACAACCTCGGCAAAGCCAACGGCCGCGTCTCCCTCATCGAAGCCGCCGGCCAGGTCTTCGGCGCCCTGCTCGGCGGCGGCCTCTACGCCCTCATCGGCCTGCGCGGCCTGCTCGTGGTCGACCTGCTCACCCTCGCCGCCGCACTGGGCACCCTGCTCTACTCCTTCCGCTGGCTCCCCGTCGAACCACCACGCCCACGCGGCGACGGCCCCGCCACCACCCACCGCGACGAACTGCTCGAAGGCTGGCGCTTCATCCGCGAACGCCCCGGCCTGCTCGGCATCCTGCTCTTCTTCGCCGCCAACAACCTGGTCATGGAAATGGCCATCGTGCTCGTCGGTCCACTGGTCCTCAGCACCCACACCCCCGCCGACCTCGGCCTGGTCAACGCCATCGGCTGGACCGGCATGACCGTGGTCAGCCTGGCGATCAGCATGACCCGCGGCCCACGCCGCCTCATCCGCGCCATCCTCACCGTCGCCACCTGCCACGCCGTGCTCGTGCTCGCCATGGGCATCGAGCAGTCCGTCTGGATGCTCGCCGCCGGCATGTTCGGCATCCTCGGCGGCTACGCCGTCACCAACGCCGCCTCCGCCACCCTCTGGCAACTCAAAACCCCGCAGGACAAGCAAGGCCGCGTCTTCGCCATCCGCCGCATGGTCGCCTGGTCCGCCGAACCCATCGCCTACGGACTCGCCGGCCCCATCGCCCAGCTCGTCGGCACCCCACTCGCCCAGCGACTCGACCTCGGCCAGGGCGGCGGCATCGCCGTGGTGTTCCTGCTGGTCGGGCCCGCGCTACTGCTCGTGGTCGCACTGACCTGGCTGCGCCCCCGCGTCCGGCACGCCGAACGTGAGCTTCCCGACGCGATCGCCCCACCAGCACTCAAGGTCTGATCCGTAGACTGGGCCCCGATGCAGCGGAATCGGTGGTGGATGAGCGCGGGCGCGCTCGTGTTCGTGGCGGCCCTGGTGGCGATCTTCGTTCTCGCCGGCCCCGAATCCCAGCCCGGCAGGCCACTGGAACCACCCGGCCCGCCCGGCACCGGCCCGCTCACCCTGGTCAGCCTCGGCGACAGCACGCTCTCCGGCGAAGGCGCCGGCCTCTACACCCCGGAAACCAACGGCCTCAACGGGAACTGGTGCCACCGCTCCCCCAACGCCACGGTGGAGAAAACCAAGGTCTCCGGCATCGAAACCCGGATCAACCTGGCCTGCTCCGGCGCCCCCTCCGCCCAGGTCGGCTTCGGCGACGCCAAGCAGTGGACCGAACCCAGCCAGGCCCAGCGCCTCGGCGAGCTGACCAGGTCCAACCGCGTCGCCGCCGTCGTCATCGCCGTCGGCGCCAACGACGAACCCCACTTCTCCCAGCTCATCTCCGAGTGCTTCCAGTCCTGGTTCAACGTCCGCGCCGCCCCGTGCAGCGAACGGCTCAAAACCGAATGGCAGCCCCGGATCGACGCGATGGTGCCCCGCGTGGTCGACGCCGTCAACGACGTCAGGCAAGCACTCGCCGACCGCGGCTACACCCTCGACGACTACGACCTCGTGCTCCAGTCCTACGCCGCCCCCATCGGCCCCGGCATTCCCGACGCCTTCCGCAACCTCAACGGCTGCCCGTTCCGCACCGAAGACCTCGACTGGGTCGCCGGACCCGGCATCAACGCACTGACCGAAGGCCTGCGCAGCGCGGCAAGCCAGACCGGCGCCCGCTTCCTCGACCTCTCCCGCGCCGGCGTCGGCCACGAAGCCTGCAGCGGCGGGCCCAACGCCGCCCAGGAGTGGTTCAGCAGGCTCACCGTGCAGTGGACCGATCTGTCCTCTGTGGACCGCGCCAACCACGCGATCCAGGAGTCCTTCCACCCCAACGCCGCCGGACACGCCCAGTTCGCCCGGTGCCTCGGAGAATTCCTCGAAGGCGACGCGCCCTCCGCCGCCTGCCTCAAAGGCGACGACGGCAACCTCCACGCGGCCCTGTCCCCGTAAGCACTAGGAAACTTCGCGCGGAATGGCCTCGATCTTGGCCATGTTCCGCTCACCCCACTCACCCAGCGGCACCATCGCCTCGAGCAGTGACTTGCCGAACGGGGTCAGCGAATACTCCACCTTCGGCGGCACCTCGTGGTGGTCCTCCCGGTGCACCACCCCCGCCGTCTGCAACTCGCGCAGCGAAAGGATCAGCATCCGCTCACTGATCCCCGGCACCTCCCGCCGCACCTCGGCGAAGCGCAGCGCACCGTCGTAGAGCGCCCACAGGATCAACGCCTTCCACTTGCCCCCCATCACGTCGATCGCCGCGTCCAGCCCGCACGTGTAACGCCGCCGCTTCACCGGCACCTCCGATGCACGAACAAAAATGTAGGTACTTCCCCAAATGTACGTGCCTGGTCAAGATCAGCACATGCACAGCACAGACGTCACCGTCGTCGGACTCGGCGCGATCGGCTCCGCCCTCGCCCACGCACTCCTCAACGCCGGATACTCCGTCACCGCGTGGAACCGCACCCCCGGCCGCGCACCCGCACTCGCCGACCACGAAGTCGCCGACATCGACCAGGCCGTCGCCGCCAGCCCGGTCACCATCGCCTGCCTGACCACCTACGACGCCACCCTCTCAGCGCTCGAACCCGCCGCCGGCGCACTCCGCGGCCGCACCCTGATCACGCTGAACTCCGGCACCCCGTCCGGCGCCAGGACCATGGCCGACTGGGCCACCGCCCAGGGCGCCCGGTTCCTCGACGGAGCGGTCAAGAACGTGCCGGACGCGGTCGGCAAACCCGACACGCTCCTCTACTACAGCGGCGACCGCGCCGTGTTCGACCAGCACAACGAACTCCTGCGTGCTCTCGGCGGCGACACCGTGTTCCTCGGCGAGCACGTCGACCTGGCGGCACTGTACGAAATGGCCGTCGGCGGCACCCTGCTGCCCGCACTGCTCGGCTTCTTCCAAGGAGCCGCGCTGATCACCGCACGCGGCCTGCCCGCCGCCTCACTCGTGCGGTACGAGGTGAAGTGGCTGGAGATGATCGCCTCCGTGCTGCCCAGCCTCGCCGAGCACATCGACACCGGCGACTACACCAACCCGGCGTCCTCGCTCGGCCTCTTCCACGAAGCCATCGCGCACGACCGTGAACTGGCCGAGGAAACCGGGATCGACTTCTCCTGGAACACCCCGATGCACGAACTGCTCACCAGGGCCGTCGAACTGGGCCACCGTGAACACAGCATCGCCGCGCTGACCGAACTCCTGCGCGCGCCTACTTCACACCCTGACGGCGCACCATCTCGGTGATCCAGCTCGGCGCGAACGGCGAAGTGCAGTTCGGCGGCGTCGGATAGTCCTTGAGCACTTCCAGTCGCTCACCGATCTCCATCGCACGGGCGCGATGTTCGGCGTGCTCGATGCCGATCTGCGCCAGGCAGTGGTTCATCGCCCACTGCAGGCGATCCGGGGCGCCCTTCATCTCCGCTTCGATCACGTCGAGCAGTTCGACCAGGTCGAGTCCGTCGGGTTTCCTGGCCACACGATCGGTGGTCAGCGCCCAGCCGGCGCTCGCCACCACCGGATCCGGATCGGCGAACCACGCCACGCGCAGTTCTTCGGCGTGCGGATTCTTCTTCACCACGTAGTTCACGAGCCAGTCGTGCACCTTGGGGGTGCGTGCCTCACGCAGCATGACGTCCAGCTCGTCCCGGTCGAACGCCTTCGGGCGGCAGATCAGGAGCGCCAGCAGCCTCGCCGCGGTGTCGCCCGTCCCCCAGAGTTCGCGGGCGAGGTCCTGCTGCGTCTTCAACCGCTTCGCGACCGCACGCAACTTGGTGAGGTTCACCCCGTGATCGTCGCCGTGCTTCTCGTTCACCGCGCGGACCTTCGGATCTTCGAGCGCGGACAACTCGGCCATCACTTCGGTGAGTGTCATCCGGCTCTCCTGTTTCTGCGGGTGTTTCCGACTGTGGCGGATTTTAGCGCTCAAAGCCCGGCCGTATAGGTCGTTATACACCAGAAAGGTGACGTTCTGTGCGCGGAATCCATCGGAGGGCGAGACCGCCGAGCCCCGCGTGCAGCACGGCCGCCACCACCGCCACCCAGTGCAATCCCGACACGAAGGCTTC
The genomic region above belongs to Amycolatopsis sp. YIM 10 and contains:
- a CDS encoding helix-turn-helix domain-containing protein; translated protein: MGGKWKALILWALYDGALRFAEVRREVPGISERMLILSLRELQTAGVVHREDHHEVPPKVEYSLTPFGKSLLEAMVPLGEWGERNMAKIEAIPREVS
- a CDS encoding NAD(P)-dependent oxidoreductase, with the protein product MHSTDVTVVGLGAIGSALAHALLNAGYSVTAWNRTPGRAPALADHEVADIDQAVAASPVTIACLTTYDATLSALEPAAGALRGRTLITLNSGTPSGARTMADWATAQGARFLDGAVKNVPDAVGKPDTLLYYSGDRAVFDQHNELLRALGGDTVFLGEHVDLAALYEMAVGGTLLPALLGFFQGAALITARGLPAASLVRYEVKWLEMIASVLPSLAEHIDTGDYTNPASSLGLFHEAIAHDRELAEETGIDFSWNTPMHELLTRAVELGHREHSIAALTELLRAPTSHPDGAPSR
- a CDS encoding MFS transporter, with amino-acid sequence MRVFNLIWAGQGVSLIGSAMTTFGIGVWVFLDTGSPTYFATLVLAASLPALLVLPVAGALVDRWDRRRVMLLSDTGAALAPAGVVLLHTTGALQLWHVYVLVGIGAVFKAFQWPAFSALVPQLVDKDNLGKANGRVSLIEAAGQVFGALLGGGLYALIGLRGLLVVDLLTLAAALGTLLYSFRWLPVEPPRPRGDGPATTHRDELLEGWRFIRERPGLLGILLFFAANNLVMEMAIVLVGPLVLSTHTPADLGLVNAIGWTGMTVVSLAISMTRGPRRLIRAILTVATCHAVLVLAMGIEQSVWMLAAGMFGILGGYAVTNAASATLWQLKTPQDKQGRVFAIRRMVAWSAEPIAYGLAGPIAQLVGTPLAQRLDLGQGGGIAVVFLLVGPALLLVVALTWLRPRVRHAERELPDAIAPPALKV
- a CDS encoding DNA alkylation repair protein, which codes for MTLTEVMAELSALEDPKVRAVNEKHGDDHGVNLTKLRAVAKRLKTQQDLARELWGTGDTAARLLALLICRPKAFDRDELDVMLREARTPKVHDWLVNYVVKKNPHAEELRVAWFADPDPVVASAGWALTTDRVARKPDGLDLVELLDVIEAEMKGAPDRLQWAMNHCLAQIGIEHAEHRARAMEIGERLEVLKDYPTPPNCTSPFAPSWITEMVRRQGVK
- a CDS encoding GDSL-type esterase/lipase family protein, which gives rise to MQRNRWWMSAGALVFVAALVAIFVLAGPESQPGRPLEPPGPPGTGPLTLVSLGDSTLSGEGAGLYTPETNGLNGNWCHRSPNATVEKTKVSGIETRINLACSGAPSAQVGFGDAKQWTEPSQAQRLGELTRSNRVAAVVIAVGANDEPHFSQLISECFQSWFNVRAAPCSERLKTEWQPRIDAMVPRVVDAVNDVRQALADRGYTLDDYDLVLQSYAAPIGPGIPDAFRNLNGCPFRTEDLDWVAGPGINALTEGLRSAASQTGARFLDLSRAGVGHEACSGGPNAAQEWFSRLTVQWTDLSSVDRANHAIQESFHPNAAGHAQFARCLGEFLEGDAPSAACLKGDDGNLHAALSP